CCGTTTTACTCTGTTTCAAAACGTTTCCTCCCTACTGAACAGGACCCAACCTCTTTAATTTATGATTTATTTTTCTGTCTGTGTAGTCTGGTCTCACATCTGCTGTATATCTCTTCCAGACTTTATCCATAAGATCACTGTCCAGGCGTCTCCGGGGCTGGAGAAGAGACGCAACTCTCCCGATCTGGGCACCGGCACCTCTCCTTCTTTCGGCCCACGCTTCCGAGCAATCCAACGTGAGTGTGGTCTTCATCCACCACACACTCTCagttcatacagacacacacccctccaCCAAACACACATCATCCTTTTTTTTCACCTCTACACGCTCACCTCACCATGCCCTTACATTCTCTGCCTCTTTCCCTACagacttcctctctccctctcacacatccTTTCGCAACAATAGCTGTTCCAATCCAAatatcctctcttccttccttttaACAATGGATCAACAGTGTATTTGCTTTAGCCTTTAGTTCTCTATATCTGCAATGTCCTCTTTCTACCAGCTAGGGGAGTCTTTGCTCCATGTGCTACAATGACAGAAATCATCTGTATTTTTACATGCGTGTGCTGTTACACAATGTCTCTTTTTACTGAATAAGAAACCAGCTAAATTCATTGGTCTGTGTGTTACAGTGCTAAGTAGGAGTGGAGGGGCATTTGATTAACAGCACTGTTCTGGAGTTCAGTGCTAAAGACTAATTCCATTATAGTTTCCCCTTAGTGGGAGAATACTCCCCATAGATAATGTCCTACACCACACCTACAGGAATGTTCTGTGTCCCAAAAGACTGGAAGGGCTTTTCCTAAAATGCCCATAAAATAGGTCTATCCACAATGGTTGAGTTTAACAGCACAATAAAGATTGCAATTTAATTTATATTAAATATTTTATTGGATTAGTGGTTTTCGAAAACATCTGTTTGATTCATTTATGCGTTTTAAAATGTGGGTTGGATTCATGCGTCTGTAATCATTTGTAGGCTTAATGGTACTTTTTAGGGCTCAGTGTGCGGTTGTCATTAAAATGTATTTCCTTATTTAACAAACATCTGTGCTAGATGTGTCACGGCAGACAATGACTTACTGAACCCAGGGGCCATATGGTTAGAATTTTGTTAGCATTATGTTAGCGCTTTAGCATCTTAGCATCTTTGCACTGTATTAGCCCATAGAGATTGCAGCGAAGTCGTGAATGACTAACATGACAGCAGTTTGCATCTCGGAGTCAGAACCCCCTTTAAGACGGGATGGCTGTTGTGTGACGGCGCTGCGAGAGCTGCTGAGTcatgcagtcagtgtttgtttAACATTAGCGTAGCTGAGTTAGCATCGCAAGCCCTGAGGTGATGAGAGTCTTAAGTGTGCAGCACCAGGTGGAATCTCACTTTTATTATTGCCCGCTTTGAATCCCCCattctgtcactccatctctctctctctctctctctctctctctctctctctctctctctctctctctctctctctctctctctctctctctctctctctctctctctctctctctctctctctagtcagccCTAGTGAGAACAGCAGGGCGTTTGGTCTGAGCTCCATGTGGCCCCTAGAGGCCCCTCCACACAACAAGCAGGCCAACGGGGACCGGCTGGGGCCCCACTGGAGGCCCCAGAGCCCTAAGAGCCCCAAAGTCCTGCGCCTCAGCCCACAGGAGAGCAGGTAGTAACCCCCTCCCTTACACTGACAACAAGCATATGGCTGAGCTCTGTAATCACTACTTCATTAAGttaggattcctatttgactcagccttGCCCGTCCAatatttcctcatctcccaccccttctaatgcaactatccctgatgctcctccctctttttcccctgccccgctacaaagtttctccttACAGgaagtcactgagtccgaggtgctaaaggatcacctgaaacttgacccccaaaaaaccatctgggtcagatggtttagaccctttcttctttaaggttgctgtcCCGATCATTGCCAAGCCTATCTCCGAcctgtttaacctgtctctcctttctggggaggttcccattgcttggaaggcagacACGGTTCATACTTTATTTCAAGGGGAGATCAATCTGATCCTAACTGTTCAAGGTCTATTTCTATTTCCTGTTTATCAAAAATGTTGGAAAAACTTGttaataatcaactgactggctttcttgatgtctatagtattctctctggtatgcaatctggtttccattCAGATTATGGTTGTGTCAACTCAACCTTAAAatggtcctcaatgatgtcaccattgcctgtgactctaagcaatgttgtgctgctatttttattgacttggccaaagctttttaTACGGTAGACATTctattcttgtgggccggctaaggagtattggtgtctctggggtctttggcctggtttgctaactaccccAGAGtgtagtgtataaagtcagaaaatctccAGCCACTGCCTATCAACATTGGAATACCCACAaagctcaatcctaggccccacactcttctcaatttacatcaacatagctcaggcagtaggaaacTCTCATCCATTTAAATTcagatgatagtcttatactcagctggtcccttcccggattttgtgttaaatgctctccGACAAGCTTTCCTAGTGTCCAACAAGCTCTCTCTACCTGTAACCTTGTTCtaaacacctccaaaacaaaggtaatgtggtttggtaagaagaatgcccctctcctcacaggtgtgattacttcctctgagggtttagagcttgaagtagtcacctcatacaagtacttgggagtatgtcTAGACgttgcactgtccttctctcagcacatatcaaagctgcaggcttaagttaaatctagacttggtttcctctatagtaagcgctcctctttcaccccagctgcaaaactaaccctgatttcagattaccatcctacccatgctagattacggagacgtaatttatagatcggcaggtaagggtgctctcaagcGGCTAGATTGTCTTTACCATTCGGctatcagatttgccaccaatgctccttataggacatatCACATCACTgaactctatactcctctgtaaactgatAATCTCtttatacccgtcgcaagacccactggttgatgcttatttataaaactctTAGACCTCACTCCCgcctcccccctatctgagatatctactgcagccttcatcctccacatacaacacccgttctgccagtcacattctgttaaaagtccccaaagcacacacatccctgggtcgctcctcttttcagtttcctgCAGCTAGAGACAGGAACGAggggcaacaaacactcaaattgGACAGTTTGacctcaatctcttcattcaaagactccatCATGGAAACTCTTACTGAccgttgtggctgctttgcgtgatttATGGCTGTCTCGATCTTCTTgctctttgtgctgttgtctgtgcccaataatgtttgtaccatgttttgtgctgctaccatgttgtgttgctaccatgttgttgtcatgttgtgtcaataccatgctgtgttatgtgttgctgccttgctatgttgttgtcttaggtctctcttgtgTTGTCTcgttataattttttttttttatattcctgtccctgcaggaggccttttggtaggcagtcattgtaaataagaatttgtacttaagtgacttgcctagttaaataaaggttaaataaatcaaataaaatccaCCCCTCCATACACACAGGGCCAGATATGAATCCGATATGAAGCACTGTATTGGCTGAATCAGAAATTTTGTGTTTTAAAGCAATTCTGTATGTTCCAGTCTTTCAATGAGAGCCAAGCTTCTGGACATGGACAGCAATGAGAACGGAGAATCCAAGGATGACTTTGAGGAGTACAGACCCTCCACCCCTGTCCAAAACGGTATGCTCTTCACCACTACCAGAGTTACTTTACCATATTCACACAAAATCCACCTCTATCCTAACTAATTGGGTAAATTAGTATTCTGTATGCATGAGCTGACCAACCAACCtacccctcgctctccctctcctccccaggctCCTCGGTGAAAGAACCCCCAAGGCCTACTCTACCTCAGGGGGACTCTGGCATCGAGGAGGGGGTCTCCCGGCCGGCTCCCCCAGGCCTGAGCACCGCTCCCTGGGAGGCTTGCTGAGGAGCACCCACCGGGCCCTCCTGGGCGGCGGCTCCCTCCTGGCCTCTGTGGCCCTGGGACGACACCTGGACGTGCCTCACATCCCTCCCAGGGTTCCCCCCCGGACTAATCCCCCGCCCCTGGACCACCCCCACCTTCTGCAGGAGGTCCCCATCACAGCCCTCAAAATCCCCTCCTCCTCGGACCCCCCAGTGGTGGATGACCTTATCTCCTTCTCCAACTTGGAGCACCTCCCCCGGCCCCTCTTTGACTTCCCCTGCGCCCTGCACGCCCCCGGGGTGAATCCCCTGCCCCTCACTCCACCTCCGCCTCACCGCCGGGATAGGGCCTGCCACAGGCACGCCCAGACCCCTCAGAGCCCCCGGAGCCCCCATTACCAAGTCCAGAGGCAGGCTAGCCCAGCAGACTGGGCCCCGTCCCACCACCATACCAATGGGGAGGCAGGCTGTGACACCTGGGGCCAGGGgtcagacaggaggaggaggtccaGCCAAGGCCTGCTCTCTGCCTCTCAACTAGGTGAGTGTATATgcacagatacagacacatgcacgcaacacacacacacacacaccccacttcCCCCTTCAGACTCCAGACAGGGGATTTTTATTATTTCATCATTACGAAGCAAAAACACACATCTCCACCATATGTGTTGCGTGTGGCTTACTTAATAGCAGCTCTGTTATAATGATGGTGGAGCAGAAGCTAAAGAGTAAAGGTAATAGATTCTCACAGTCAGTTAAGGGCTGTTTTAAAGACTTGCCCTCCGGTGCCATTTTATATGTTAACTTCATATCTAGTCTTGTCTGTCAGACAACAGTGTTCTCTCTAAGGATGCCATCGTGGAACAGCCTCGAGCCCCTGCCTCTGCTTGTAATGCTGCTAATAACTTGCATCTTCTAGTCAAGCAACTCATCACAAGGAGCACTTAGAGTCAAAAGCTAATAAAACAAATAACAACGCAATTACCGTACACTGTAATATGTTATGTTTTATTAGATGTAATGACATGAAAATAACAAGTTCTTTATAATGTTTTTGCCAGCAACTTGTTTGGACAGAAATGGTATTACTAGAAGGAAGAAAATAAAAATTCTCAGAACATGGCTCAGCAATTTGACTATACTTTCATGGGTACACTCAGTATGTCTGTGTAatggtatttctatgtttctctaggatgcgtcccaaatggtaccctagttcctatacactgagtatacccccccccccccagaccagCCTCAGTTTGTTGAAGCATAGGTGGACACtataaggtgtcgaaagcgtcGTGGAGGTGCATTTGATTAACAGCACTGCTCTGGAGTTCAGAGCTAAAGACTAATTCCATTATAGTGACTGTTTCCCCTTAGTGGGAGAATTCTCCCCATAGATAATGTCCTACACCACACCTACAGGAATTGTATGTGTCCCAACAGACTGAAAGGGGTTTTTCCCAAAATGTCCATAAAATAGGCCCAACCACAATGGTTGAGCTTAACAGCACAATTAAGATTGcagttattactattattactgccTTCAGAGAGCTGTCTCAGGTCATCTGACACACCTTTTCCACCCTATCGTCTACATGGAAGCTGATCTCGCTTCAGTGCTGATTCAATGCCCCAGTAGGGTCTAATTTCCATCATTGAAAGTGAAGTTTTGTCAGTCTGTAATACAAGACTAAGAAGAAAATGTCTGCACACTTAGTCAAATGCCATTTATGTGATTTATGTGATATGTGGTATATATTAGCTAAGCTGTCAGTGAAATGGTTATTTACCTTCCTGTATCTTAGCAACCTGTTTAGGGCGTGTGGTAGATTTTGATGCTTCAGTCTTCCGAGAcctgttttgattaattgttACGTAACATATTTTTTATCATCTCTGTGTTTCACTCATCtaatctgctctctctctctcaggcctgGACCTCCCCATGTGCCAGGACAGTCTGGAGTCAGAAGACAACCCCTTGGCGGTCCCCTTCTCCCTTTTCCCTGACCCTCGCCTCTGGAGCCCCAAAACACGTCGCCTGGAGGTCAACGTCATCCCCCGCCCGCGCCCCTCCCCCATCCGACCCCGCATCGACCCCTGGAGCTTCGTCTCTGCTGGGGGCGGTGGCGGAGTGTTCGGTGGTGCCCGCAGCCCTCGACGGTCAGATAGCCACCCATTGGGGTACCAGCCCTCGCCCACCAACCCCTTCACGAACTGTGACCCCTTCCCCTCCCCGGAATGCGACCCATTCTCCCTGAGAGCCGACCCATTGTCAGGCATTACGCTCGACACGCCCTCGCCCTTTGACCCCTTCTCGCCACCGTTCCCCACCTCCCGCTCGGCGCCCTGCTCCACCAACGGGTCCCCAACCCTGCCCACGTTCCGGGTGGTGCCTCTGAACCCGGCCGACTCGCCGCTTATCGACCTGGGCTGGGCGGCGGTGTGTGGGGTCGGGGTCAAGCCCCTGGAGGTCACCAAAGAGAAGACGCGACCCGGGAGGACTCTGGGACTCAAGCCCTTCAAGTCCCCCACGCAGCCCAGAGACGATTGCTTCTAAACTAAACCTCCAACCCTGACCTTGCCTTTCTCATAGCACAGAGTTTATAGAAGGAATGCGGCCCCCAGCCCCCTAAATGGACAGGTACAGGTTGTGTATATCCTGTCTTAGGAATGAGGAGGATTTGGAGTCCTATTCAAAACAAAAATGCACATGACACTCATGCATGCCCCCCTTTAGGGGAATTGTGGAAAATGGGGTGCCCAAACAGTGGAGTGGTTTCGTGTTGCCTTAGAAACCAACAAGGAAGCTAAGCCTGCCTGCCATCTAGCTCCGTGACAATGGATTGTGGGAGTGGATTTCTGTGCACAACAAACCAACGTCTGATGCCCATTTCATTCCAAAGGATTTCTCTCTCACATCTATTTTGGAGAGTCCGATCGGTGGGCTTCTCCAGACTCAATCAGACGTCCCTCTATCGCTTCCACTCGTGTCTCTCACTACTTTTTGAAGTGTGTGGATAATACGAAGCTGGAAACAGCAGCTTGCTTTATCTGTGGCTCTGAAAGCATTCAGGGCCTTGGACATTTTTAGAGTGCAATTTGCTTTATAAAGCATTTTAAAAGGTTTCTGGTCTTGAGTGGTGAACCTACTTCAGAACCTATTTTCTATGATTTGGCTTAAAGGTGcaaaggactaggagctaagtGAAGCTAGGTGCAAGATATGACGATGATTCTGGTCTTACCCTCGACAAACAAACAAATTCTCAAgcgtgtttgtctctctctgcaaTAAATAGCGTGTGATGGGTCAATGTGAGAGAGTACTCCAAGTATGGCTACAGAGGTGCCATATCATCCAATCGATAATTCCTTAGAGATCCCCTGGATATTAAAGCCAAACAAACCCAGGACCCAGGCATTCCAACAGGAAAAAGATAACATTCCAACAACATTCTGACCACATTCCCAAAATGCGACTGATATATTTGGCAGGTCAGCAGGCGACAAAGCCTGGGGAGACTAGAGGCGCCTCAAAGCACATTCCGTTCATGTGGCTGCTTCAGCCCACAGCGTTATACATGTTTGCCCTTACAGTATGGCAGAGTGGTAGGGCGCATAACTATAGCCCCTCCCCCGTTTGTCCAGTATTATCTACCAGGATTGGTTGTGACCAGTCCAACATGGGAAAACTGTTACATCTTGATTGGATGAAATCCTGGAAGTAGCAACTTAAAGAGGATCACTGACTATTACACTAATTTCTTAGTGACTAATTGGAAGTTTAGAAGGGTGAAGCTACAGTATAATAGCCTGCAAACAAATTGATATCCTCTCACAAGAAAACGTGCCATTAGAATCCAATGGCTGTTTCGTTCTAGGGGAAGAGAGTTAACCCAAGTGGCAAGCTTTGTAATTAGTCTTAATGACTGTGCTGACGAACTGAGTGATAATATTAATTAGGATTGTGATAAGGACAGGGTTAATTTATTAACATGGAGATATTTGCCTAATTGATACATTTCCCCCAACATAAAGTTTAGGCTAAATGAGTCGGGTTCTTAAAAGGGATTTAAGCAGTGCTGTTCGATAGCGCATCCACGGCAGGAGTCCCCTTTAATGCGATTCCAGATTATACAGAAGCCTGCCCCCTTTAGAGCAATGCCTCATTATAAGGGCTTGGAGCTTTTCCTGCCCAATGGACATGACCAGGGGCCCAGAGTTCTTCGTTCCTGGTCAGGTCGCGGGACCAGGGTCACAGAGTACTCCGTTCCTGGTCAGGTCGCGGGACCAGGGGCACAGAGTTCTTCGTTCCTGGTCAGGTCGCGGGACCAGGGGCCCAGAGTTCTTCGTTCCTGGTCAGGTCGCGGGACCAGGGGCACAGAGTTCTTCGTTCCTGGTCAGGTCGCGGGACCAGGGGCACAGAGTTCTTCGTTCCTGGTCAGGTCGCGGGACCAGGGGCCCAGAGTTCTTCGTTCCTGGTCAGGTCGCGGGACCAGGGGCCCAGAGTTCTTCGTTCCTGGTCAGGTCGCGGGACCAGGGGCCCAGAGTTCTTCGTTCCTGGTCAGGTCGCGGGACCAGGGTCACAGAGTACTCCGTTCCTGGTCAGGTCGCGGGACCAGGGTCACAGAGTACTCCGTTCCTGGTCAGGTCGCGGGACCAGGGGCCCAGAGTTCTTCGTTCCTGGTCAGGTCGCGGGACCAGGGGCCCAGAGTACTCCGTTCCTGGTCAGGTCAGATGGTCAGCAGAGACTCCCAGCCTTTTACCCACCACTTATATCCTCCTTCTCAGGTCAGGCAAACTGCTCCTCTGTTGATCCAAAGAGATTGGGTCCGTTTTCGCTTCACGCCATTGACTACTGACTGGACTGCATCTCAACCTATAAGgtgcctcccctctctacctctccccctatgTGATGTGCACATAACTACTTAGAGACATATCATCTTTGACCTTTGTCATCGTTCTTATTGAGATTTGTTTGAGAGGCAGGTGTGGCCTGAGACTACAGTATATGTCAACCCCAAATCGGTCTGTCATCATTTCATATCTGATAAAGAACAGAAAGTGAGCATTCATTCCAGGCGAAGATACATGTACTATGGAATTTAAATTGTGATTCAGTGGAAATAAACAGCTAGCGGCGTCAATGTCTGAGTCGATAAGGGCAGTCCAGTGCAACTCTGAGTAGGAGTGGCCTAGTCATCACCAAAGGACAAGGAGATGGCCAAGGATGTTTAGGATTATAAAAGTCAATTGCAAAAAGTAATTTTATTCCCATTCATAGTATTACAAATTGGTATTTCAAAAGGGTCCTTTCTAGGTTTAGTTTGTAGATTTTTAAACCGTCCATGCAGTGCCCTGTGACACTGAATGCTCAAATATACTTGTGTTCCAACCCAACACCCCACGGTGTGTGTGAATGCCTGCCAAAAAAACGAGTGTacatatatggaatagggtgccattgaatATAGAGCAGCTCCTCCGCTCTGCGCCCCTGGCTTTTCCCTCTCCCATCAGAGTCATCTAAAGCTGTGGCAGGTGTGTTATTGCCTACTATACTAGTCCATACAAGAACCCTGCACTTTAGCCTCAACATACAAGTCAACAGACAACCCCTGTAATTCCCATAGGGATGAAACTGAGACTGATGGTCGAAATTGTCGCAAGAGCATCGGTATTGCTGCCTGTCTCGtcgtgtgtcagtctgtctcgGTCCAAGCCCTCATGTCCGTCTCAGTTCTTCAAGGTCTTATCTGTGATATCCTTTAGACCACACGCTGCCAGTCGGATGTGTCCAACCCTTTAGAAGCTGTAGTGTAGTGCACAGATAACCCCAAAGAGAGTTTACTCAATTTATGCCTCTCTACATTTTTTGTGAAGTTGTATGTTTGCTTTACTAAGGGCACAGTCACTATCCACCTATGTGATGATCTTGTGTAGATGATCAGTTTGACTACGTTTGATTGTTTTAGGTCAAGAGTCAGAGTGATCAGTTTGAGGAGTCTGTTTTGATCTTGGCAAGCCATCAGACAAGCAGAGACAGTGGAATCTCCCCTTCATGTTGGGTGTCATACTACACTGGCAATGAGATTGAACATTTTCAATTTTCTTGAAATAACTAGCtgtgtttgtatttattatggatccccattagctgctgccttagATGGACTCTTCCCAGGGTCCAGCCAAATTAAGGCAGTTAAAACgatacaatacattcacaacacattaagtgtgtgccctcaggcaccttctccactgccacttatctacaatacaaaatccatgtgtgtgtgtgtgtttgtgtctcttcacagtccctgctgttccatactGTGCAAAGGTCATTAGACGATAATGGGCTGACCTTTCGGTTGTACACAATTCAAATTCCCTCATGATGTCTGGATAGAATCAAAAGTCTACCTTATCTCCCTGGCCTTAACCCAATTGAAAGAAAAAAACCTCCGCCCTTGTTTCTCTCTTTTGATTATCTCCATGGTCTTCTAACCTGGTCATGGTGATGACAGGTTTTTGGACAGGAAGCTAGATTCCTTGAGCGCTCCTAGACCGCTGTCGGGTCGCGCCGCTGGTCCCTTGATT
The genomic region above belongs to Oncorhynchus masou masou isolate Uvic2021 chromosome 27, UVic_Omas_1.1, whole genome shotgun sequence and contains:
- the LOC135516399 gene encoding LOW QUALITY PROTEIN: mitogen-activated protein kinase kinase kinase 11-like (The sequence of the model RefSeq protein was modified relative to this genomic sequence to represent the inferred CDS: inserted 1 base in 1 codon), which gives rise to MEPLKNIFTRGPLSNWKGLEQSQKGTFTNPVWTALFDYEASGKDELTLHKGDLVEVLSLDSEISGDEGWWAGKVNNKVGIFPSNYVSFKPPSYGKLQGNGVGVVGELGPAVVGVGEFEPEAVDFRELSLEEVIGVGGFGKVYRGTWRGGLEVAVKAARQDPDEDISVTAQNVRQEARLFAMLTHPNIIALKGVCLQEPNLCLIMEYASGGPLSRALAGRRIPPHVLVNWAVQIARGMLYLHTEAIVPVIHRDLKSNNILLAQPMENDCMEGITLKITDFGLAREWHKTTKMSTAGTYAWMAPEVIKSSTFSKGSDVWSYGVLLWELLTGEVPYRGIDGLAVAYGVAVNKLTLPIPSTCPEPFAQLMAECWDQDPHLRPNFASILVQLTALERQVVEEMPQDSFHSLQEDWKLEIQDMFDELRAKEKELRCREEELKRAAVEQKSHEEFLRQREQQLAQWEQDVFERELSLLILHMNNQEKPNVKKRKGTFKKHKLKGSKNGEKISMPQDFIHKITVQASPGLEKRRNSPDLGTGTSPSFGPRFRAIQLSPSENSRAFGLSSMWPLEAPPHNKQANGDRLGPHWRPQSPKSPKVLRLSPQESSLSMRAKLLDMDSNENGESKDDFEEYRPSTPVQNGSSVKEPPRPTLPQGDSGIEEGVXPAGSPRPEHRSLGGLLRSTHRALLGGGSLLASVALGRHLDVPHIPPRVPPRTNPPPLDHPHLLQEVPITALKIPSSSDPPVVDDLISFSNLEHLPRPLFDFPCALHAPGVNPLPLTPPPPHRRDRACHRHAQTPQSPRSPHYQVQRQASPADWAPSHHHTNGEAGCDTWGQGSDRRRRSSQGLLSASQLGLDLPMCQDSLESEDNPLAVPFSLFPDPRLWSPKTRRLEVNVIPRPRPSPIRPRIDPWSFVSAGGGGGVFGGARSPRRSDSHPLGYQPSPTNPFTNCDPFPSPECDPFSLRADPLSGITLDTPSPFDPFSPPFPTSRSAPCSTNGSPTLPTFRVVPLNPADSPLIDLGWAAVCGVGVKPLEVTKEKTRPGRTLGLKPFKSPTQPRDDCF